A region from the Gemmatimonadota bacterium genome encodes:
- a CDS encoding outer membrane lipoprotein-sorting protein, which yields MRHSVAERRTARLTFLLIGLCVGAAPHAVSAQAVPDLPQIVHRLDDLYRSQSSHAVMTMTVTRRRGTRELTLESWSRGEDEALIVIREPAREAGTATLRTEEGLWNYAPRADRLIRIPSGLLSESWMGSHFTNDDLLRESSYLDDHTGTARWTTLEGRRVLEVTFIPKPELPVVYTRLVFLLDPEGWVPVQADYYDDDEHTRQMRFDRVETIADRRIPMRMVLQPMDEPDERTEVLYDQLQLNIPVDAEMFTRRGLRRIAGN from the coding sequence ATGAGGCACTCGGTCGCGGAGCGGCGCACGGCACGGCTCACGTTTCTACTCATCGGTCTGTGCGTCGGAGCGGCCCCCCACGCCGTGTCGGCGCAAGCCGTTCCCGATCTCCCGCAGATCGTCCATCGGCTGGACGACCTCTATCGGTCGCAGTCGTCACACGCGGTCATGACCATGACCGTGACGCGCCGACGGGGGACACGTGAGCTCACCCTGGAGTCCTGGTCGCGCGGCGAGGACGAGGCGTTGATCGTGATCCGCGAGCCCGCGCGCGAAGCGGGCACCGCCACCCTGCGCACCGAAGAGGGCCTGTGGAACTACGCTCCGCGCGCCGACCGGTTGATTCGCATCCCCTCGGGTCTGCTTTCCGAGAGCTGGATGGGGAGCCATTTCACGAACGACGATCTCCTCCGCGAAAGCAGCTATCTCGACGACCATACGGGCACCGCCCGCTGGACCACGCTGGAGGGCCGGCGCGTGTTGGAGGTCACGTTCATCCCCAAGCCGGAGCTGCCCGTCGTCTATACCCGGCTTGTCTTCCTGCTCGACCCGGAGGGTTGGGTTCCGGTGCAGGCAGACTACTACGATGACGACGAGCATACCCGCCAGATGCGATTCGACCGCGTGGAGACGATCGCGGACCGCAGGATTCCCATGCGGATGGTGCTGCAGCCGATGGATGAGCCTGACGAGCGTACGGAGGTTCTCTATGACCAGCTGCAACTGAACATCCCGGTGGATGCCGAGATGTTCACGCGGCGCGGGCTGCGCCGGATCGCCGGCAATTGA
- a CDS encoding FtsX-like permease family protein, with amino-acid sequence MVAPKLGIRNLARNRWRSGLTLAAIAVAVGLMVWTLAFYEGWLQQMVQGATAVETAQVQVHTAAYADKARVYRSFPTDTALYTAIRSDPEVVAISPRILAAGLLGNEQRSQVVRLLGVDPVREAETTPVADAVTEGRWLAASPPPYPAPREIVIGEGVARQLRVAVGAELVVFLEASDGSLGNELLRVVGIVRTGNTLVDRMSVYLHLDDAATITALDGSIHELAIRTRDLSRARETAAALALRLDALEQVPMGAAEQEDERLVVQPWQALLPAIDQMVVLFRRSYWFMYLLIYMVAGVGILNTQRMSALERRREFGVMMAIGMRPRRMFRTLQVETAVLGLVGALIGAILGGALAWYHSTAGLSMSLFTDQVAFSYMGVSFSDRMYSVLRPAALIQPIAVMVVFALLCGLWPAYRAARIDPVPAISGRT; translated from the coding sequence ATGGTTGCGCCCAAGCTGGGAATCCGGAATCTGGCGCGGAACCGGTGGCGTAGCGGCCTGACGCTGGCGGCCATCGCAGTCGCAGTGGGGCTGATGGTGTGGACCCTGGCATTCTACGAGGGCTGGTTGCAGCAGATGGTGCAAGGCGCTACGGCCGTGGAGACCGCGCAGGTGCAGGTCCACACGGCGGCCTACGCCGACAAGGCCCGCGTCTACCGGAGCTTCCCGACCGACACCGCGCTCTACACCGCGATCCGCTCCGACCCGGAGGTGGTCGCCATCTCTCCCCGGATCCTCGCAGCCGGCCTGCTCGGCAACGAGCAGCGCTCCCAGGTGGTGCGCTTGCTCGGAGTCGACCCGGTGCGGGAGGCCGAAACCACCCCCGTCGCGGACGCGGTGACGGAGGGACGCTGGCTGGCGGCCAGCCCCCCGCCCTATCCCGCTCCGAGGGAGATCGTCATCGGAGAGGGCGTGGCGCGCCAGTTGCGCGTCGCGGTCGGTGCGGAGTTGGTCGTCTTCCTCGAAGCCTCGGACGGATCGCTCGGGAACGAGTTGCTACGCGTGGTCGGGATCGTTCGCACCGGCAACACCTTGGTGGACCGGATGAGCGTCTACCTGCACCTGGACGACGCGGCGACCATCACCGCGTTGGACGGTAGCATCCACGAGCTGGCCATTCGCACCCGAGATCTCAGCCGCGCCCGCGAGACTGCCGCCGCACTGGCCCTACGGTTGGACGCGCTGGAGCAGGTGCCCATGGGAGCCGCCGAGCAGGAGGACGAGCGCTTGGTGGTGCAGCCCTGGCAAGCACTGTTGCCCGCCATCGACCAGATGGTCGTGTTGTTCCGACGGTCGTATTGGTTCATGTACCTGTTGATCTACATGGTCGCCGGCGTCGGCATCCTCAACACGCAGCGCATGAGTGCGCTGGAGCGGCGCCGCGAGTTCGGAGTGATGATGGCCATCGGCATGCGCCCACGTCGCATGTTCCGAACCCTCCAGGTCGAGACTGCAGTGCTCGGACTGGTGGGCGCGCTGATCGGCGCCATCTTGGGTGGAGCGCTGGCCTGGTACCACTCCACCGCAGGGCTTTCCATGTCACTCTTCACGGACCAGGTCGCCTTCTCCTACATGGGCGTCTCGTTTTCGGACCGGATGTACTCGGTGCTTCGACCTGCGGCCCTGATCCAACCCATCGCGGTGATGGTGGTCTTCGCGTTGCTCTGTGGGCTCTGGCCCGCCTACCGGGCGGCGCGCATCGATCCCGTTCCTGCAATCTCGGGGAGGACTTGA
- a CDS encoding TetR/AcrR family transcriptional regulator: MPRPRFAELPAERQEALLGAAADEFVQQGYSLASVNRIIERAGISKGTLYYYFDDKEDLFGAVIEQALDRGMEAMGFPSPATLAAETYWESFRDMMRRSMDYLRGHEWYVRLLRAFHQFHLERPAAPAARRVLDQMSRYIHDILEGGQRLGVVRTDLPLPLLVEITLAVDAATDRWRLEHWDDFTHEERLRSGDAHIDLMRDMLHADNQGWEEGR; this comes from the coding sequence ATGCCCCGCCCCCGGTTCGCCGAGTTGCCGGCCGAGCGCCAGGAGGCGCTTCTGGGCGCCGCTGCGGACGAATTCGTCCAGCAGGGCTATTCGCTCGCATCCGTCAACCGGATCATCGAACGGGCGGGCATCAGCAAGGGGACGCTCTACTACTACTTCGACGACAAGGAAGACCTCTTCGGCGCGGTCATCGAGCAGGCGCTCGACCGGGGCATGGAGGCCATGGGCTTCCCCTCCCCCGCTACGCTGGCCGCGGAGACCTATTGGGAGTCCTTCCGCGACATGATGCGCCGGTCGATGGACTACCTCCGCGGCCACGAGTGGTACGTCCGGCTGCTACGCGCCTTCCACCAGTTCCATCTCGAGCGTCCCGCGGCGCCAGCCGCGCGACGAGTGCTGGACCAGATGTCGAGATACATCCACGACATCCTGGAGGGGGGACAGCGCCTCGGCGTCGTGCGCACCGACTTGCCCCTGCCCCTGCTGGTCGAGATCACGCTGGCCGTTGACGCGGCCACCGACCGTTGGCGCCTCGAGCACTGGGACGACTTCACACACGAGGAACGGCTGCGCAGCGGGGACGCACACATCGACCTCATGCGCGACATGCTGCACGCGGACAACCAGGGTTGGGAGGAGGGACGATGA
- a CDS encoding ABC transporter ATP-binding protein yields the protein MTGDPVGGGSTPGGPQIEVRGVTRIFRQGTLAVHALRGVDLTIAVGEFCGLVGPSGSGKTTLLNIIGALDKPTAGWVDVAGHRVTEMDKGAAADFRLDHVGFIFQAYNLVPVLTAFENAEFTLLLRGVSAEERRSRVLPLLERVGLAAEIDRKPHELSGGQQQRVAVVRALATRPDIVLADEPTANLDSKTSGGLLDLMDELNRELGTTFLFSSHDPVVIERVRRLIRLRDGLIEDHGTAGF from the coding sequence GTGACTGGCGATCCAGTTGGTGGAGGAAGCACGCCCGGCGGGCCCCAGATCGAGGTCCGCGGCGTTACGCGCATCTTCCGACAGGGCACTCTCGCGGTGCATGCCCTACGGGGCGTCGATCTGACGATCGCAGTGGGGGAGTTCTGCGGATTGGTGGGACCGTCCGGGTCTGGCAAGACGACGCTCTTGAACATCATCGGCGCCCTGGACAAGCCCACCGCCGGCTGGGTGGACGTGGCCGGTCACCGCGTCACGGAGATGGACAAGGGCGCGGCTGCCGATTTCCGCTTGGACCATGTCGGATTCATCTTCCAGGCGTACAATCTCGTGCCGGTGCTCACGGCCTTCGAGAACGCGGAGTTCACCCTCCTGCTGCGGGGCGTGTCTGCGGAGGAGCGCCGCTCGCGCGTCCTTCCGTTGCTCGAGCGCGTCGGCCTGGCCGCGGAGATCGACCGCAAACCGCACGAGCTGTCCGGCGGGCAACAGCAACGCGTGGCGGTGGTGCGCGCGCTGGCAACGCGGCCGGACATCGTGCTCGCCGACGAGCCCACGGCCAACCTCGACTCCAAGACGTCGGGTGGCCTGCTCGACCTGATGGACGAGTTGAACCGGGAGCTCGGGACCACGTTCCTGTTCTCCAGTCACGACCCCGTCGTGATCGAACGCGTGCGTCGCCTGATCCGGTTGCGTGACGGGCTGATCGAAGACCATGGGACTGCTGGATTCTGA
- a CDS encoding TonB-dependent receptor: MGPLAHLLLALAVQAPAAQVSGVVREAGSDRPLGGAVVAVSDAGLVRETDPQGRYRLTGVPPGPQHITVQALGYHARTLHALVPRSGTVELDITLEPDPVRLDPLKIYTPPAVGTLEDGFAQALVDPHISMPAARNDPYVAEVDALLALRSGVVRTTPEAGEGVHLRGGASDQTAYLLNGIPILSPYHAGGIFGAFSPDALSSVEVRAVSAGGLPDNTLSGALLATTRAPSSHLAGRGQVSTTQVGLTVDGPIGSSGAGFLASARAGFPTFPPGRKDPTRLSGESGDRIGTITLPVGGGHFEAVYYGSENEMEPLASQPDSTGSPRPRNTFAWGSRSLGLEWRSTAGQPGVTMRAWRASQGADATWAAASTLPATLASERVDHGAALEALWSRPSGALGLGVRMERSRTAYRTTGGSAGDVDLDATTPVATLSLRMEQTLPAGLRLRAAAALARTDGAFYGAPSAELRWEPDSKLALGASVGRTIQFSQSLRNAESVVGRIFPPDLFLGGGHPDIPIARAEQVLLAADVRPRELLRLRVQAYRRTLHNLVLVAPFAGGPFLLGDPQQGGGRARGASLDVELGNARLGVLGGYSWQDVRYDYAGGSYTPEFATTHAVDGGIVVFPDPTLSLRLGVTSLLGRRSTLIATAFEWEACNVIDGCEFVGTPDYTGSPLGGVRLPSYVRIDAGVRKHWHRRLQGRDTRLGAYATVTNLLGRKNVLTYVRDPAGGLAGVDMRPLSPLVLGLEWWF; encoded by the coding sequence ATGGGTCCACTCGCACACCTGTTGCTGGCGTTGGCCGTGCAGGCGCCTGCGGCGCAGGTGAGCGGTGTCGTGCGGGAGGCTGGTTCCGACCGACCGTTGGGCGGTGCGGTTGTGGCCGTCAGCGACGCCGGCCTTGTCCGGGAGACCGACCCACAAGGACGCTACCGTCTGACGGGCGTCCCGCCCGGGCCGCAGCATATCACGGTCCAGGCTCTGGGGTACCACGCCCGCACACTACACGCCCTTGTGCCCCGCTCGGGAACGGTGGAGCTCGACATCACGCTCGAGCCCGATCCGGTTCGCCTCGATCCGCTGAAGATCTACACGCCGCCTGCGGTCGGAACCCTCGAGGACGGATTCGCTCAGGCCTTGGTCGACCCACACATCTCCATGCCGGCCGCCCGCAACGATCCCTACGTGGCCGAAGTGGATGCGCTGTTGGCGCTGCGTAGTGGAGTGGTGCGAACGACGCCAGAGGCCGGGGAGGGCGTCCACCTCCGAGGAGGCGCATCGGACCAGACCGCATACCTGCTGAACGGCATCCCGATCCTGAGCCCGTACCACGCGGGGGGGATCTTCGGCGCTTTCAGTCCGGACGCCCTCAGCTCCGTCGAAGTTCGCGCGGTTTCGGCCGGGGGGCTGCCGGACAACACGCTTTCGGGCGCTCTGCTGGCGACAACTCGCGCCCCCTCCTCCCATCTGGCGGGGCGGGGGCAGGTCAGCACCACACAGGTGGGGCTCACCGTCGACGGGCCGATCGGCTCCTCGGGCGCCGGCTTCCTCGCAAGCGCCCGGGCCGGCTTCCCCACGTTTCCGCCGGGGAGAAAGGATCCCACCCGACTCAGCGGCGAGTCGGGGGACCGGATCGGTACGATCACGCTTCCGGTCGGGGGCGGGCACTTCGAGGCCGTGTACTACGGCTCGGAGAACGAGATGGAGCCACTCGCCAGCCAGCCCGATTCGACCGGTAGTCCTCGCCCGCGAAACACGTTCGCGTGGGGAAGCCGATCCCTCGGACTGGAGTGGCGCAGCACGGCCGGACAGCCGGGTGTCACCATGCGCGCCTGGCGAGCGTCGCAAGGCGCAGACGCGACGTGGGCGGCAGCCTCGACGTTGCCGGCCACCCTGGCCTCAGAGCGCGTGGACCACGGAGCGGCATTGGAAGCGCTTTGGAGCCGGCCATCGGGCGCGCTCGGCCTGGGCGTCCGCATGGAGCGTAGCCGCACCGCCTACCGTACCACAGGCGGATCAGCGGGCGACGTGGACCTCGACGCCACTACGCCCGTCGCCACGCTGTCGCTTCGCATGGAGCAGACCCTCCCGGCGGGACTGCGCCTGCGCGCCGCAGCCGCACTGGCACGGACGGACGGCGCGTTCTACGGTGCGCCATCCGCGGAGCTTCGTTGGGAGCCAGACTCGAAGCTGGCGCTGGGCGCCAGCGTTGGGCGCACCATCCAGTTCTCCCAATCCCTCCGCAATGCCGAGTCGGTGGTCGGGCGCATCTTTCCGCCCGATCTCTTCCTGGGCGGGGGGCACCCTGACATCCCGATCGCGCGCGCAGAACAGGTGCTGCTGGCCGCGGATGTACGACCTCGCGAGCTCCTGCGCCTACGGGTCCAGGCCTACCGCCGGACCCTGCACAACCTCGTGCTGGTGGCGCCGTTCGCAGGTGGACCCTTCCTGCTCGGCGACCCCCAGCAGGGTGGCGGCCGGGCGCGGGGCGCCTCCCTCGACGTAGAGCTCGGAAACGCCCGCTTGGGAGTCCTCGGCGGCTACTCGTGGCAGGACGTACGCTACGACTACGCCGGAGGCAGCTACACCCCCGAGTTCGCGACGACCCACGCGGTCGACGGCGGTATCGTGGTGTTCCCCGACCCGACGCTTTCGTTGCGGCTGGGGGTGACCAGTCTCCTCGGAAGGCGCTCCACGCTGATCGCGACCGCCTTCGAATGGGAAGCGTGCAACGTGATCGACGGGTGCGAGTTCGTCGGCACGCCCGACTACACGGGGAGTCCTTTGGGTGGGGTGCGACTTCCCTCCTATGTCCGGATCGATGCAGGCGTACGCAAGCACTGGCACAGACGCCTCCAGGGGCGCGACACCCGACTGGGCGCCTACGCCACCGTCACCAACCTGTTGGGGCGCAAGAACGTGCTGACCTACGTTCGCGACCCGGCCGGCGGTCTCGCCGGCGTCGACATGAGGCCCCTGTCCCCCCTGGTGCTGGGACTGGAGTGGTGGTTCTGA
- a CDS encoding sigma-70 family RNA polymerase sigma factor encodes MFAAHAQRVFRVLHRLTGDHALAQDLTQEAFIQLYRRGQEPDRPEAWLITVALNLFRNVRSTAVRRTRLLTPERGARAHSDSPPLPGEVLESGETRTAVRAAIDQLSERERLLLLLRSEGYSYRDLAAELALNEASVGTLLARAKRAFKAAYEGAMHAHR; translated from the coding sequence CTGTTCGCCGCGCATGCGCAGCGCGTGTTCCGGGTCCTCCATCGCCTGACGGGGGATCACGCGCTGGCACAGGACCTCACGCAGGAGGCGTTCATCCAGCTGTATCGCAGAGGGCAGGAACCGGATCGACCCGAGGCATGGCTGATCACCGTCGCACTCAACCTGTTCCGCAACGTGCGCTCGACCGCGGTCCGCCGAACCCGTCTGCTCACGCCCGAGCGGGGCGCCCGCGCCCACTCCGACAGTCCTCCGCTGCCCGGTGAGGTTCTCGAGAGCGGAGAAACGCGGACCGCCGTGCGCGCGGCGATCGATCAACTCAGCGAACGCGAGCGGCTGTTGCTGCTGCTCCGAAGCGAGGGATACAGCTACCGCGATCTGGCCGCCGAGCTCGCGCTCAACGAGGCGAGCGTGGGTACGCTGCTCGCCCGAGCGAAGCGCGCCTTCAAGGCCGCCTATGAAGGAGCCATGCATGCACATCGATGA
- a CDS encoding zf-HC2 domain-containing protein, which yields MHIDDERLQRYVDGELGAADRGDLEAHWRSCAACRERLAELRTEEADIAELLKSLDGPALSLSADHVIAAARGAERGARASEGRSKQVHRGLRRWAASIVLLFGLAAGAWAAPGSPLPRWWRSLRAWPQSEAPASPSPDLAGLSFSSDRALEIDVVDPPAGLVLRIGVGSRPDVSVRVPRGAAGFTTAEGQLTIRPHETGLVIDVNLPTDARSVVLRVEGRVLFEAREGRISSEATPDGEGVYILRPDQ from the coding sequence ATGCACATCGATGACGAGCGCCTTCAACGGTATGTGGATGGCGAGTTGGGTGCGGCGGATCGGGGAGACCTCGAAGCCCATTGGAGGTCATGCGCGGCCTGCCGGGAGCGATTGGCCGAACTCCGCACGGAGGAAGCCGACATCGCCGAACTGTTGAAGTCCCTCGACGGACCCGCGCTGTCGCTTTCGGCGGACCACGTGATCGCTGCCGCTCGCGGAGCAGAACGCGGAGCACGTGCGAGCGAAGGTCGGTCCAAGCAGGTGCACCGGGGACTACGCCGCTGGGCCGCCAGCATCGTCCTGCTCTTCGGCCTCGCGGCGGGCGCCTGGGCGGCCCCTGGCTCCCCCCTGCCCCGCTGGTGGCGCTCGTTGCGGGCATGGCCACAGTCGGAGGCCCCGGCCTCACCTTCCCCTGATCTGGCCGGACTTTCCTTCTCGTCCGATCGGGCCCTCGAGATCGATGTGGTGGACCCTCCCGCCGGACTTGTGCTCCGGATCGGGGTGGGCTCGCGCCCCGACGTCAGCGTGCGGGTCCCCAGAGGTGCCGCCGGTTTCACGACGGCCGAAGGCCAGTTGACCATCCGACCTCATGAAACCGGACTGGTGATCGACGTGAACCTCCCCACGGACGCGCGCTCCGTCGTGCTCAGGGTCGAGGGACGGGTCCTGTTCGAGGCGCGAGAGGGTCGAATCTCCTCGGAGGCGACTCCCGACGGCGAGGGCGTCTACATCCTGCGTCCGGATCAGTAG
- a CDS encoding TonB-dependent receptor, producing MSKLLRRCRIDSTAALGAAWLILLGGSVPKSLEGQTPAYELTGHVSDRSTGVPLSGVTIRIVDLSREATSDARGFFRFAGVPEGRRQIAATRLGYQDLPPTPVWVGQGMTSDLRLEMTPEALTLSELVVTPGAYGVMGGIAGAQQTMTRGEIESVPQFAEDIFRAVNRLPGLTSGDFSARFSIRASRPDETLILLDGLEIYEPYHLKDFNDGAISIIDVEAIDGVELLTGGFGAEHGNRTAGVFSMTPRDAVAEGVRYRIGASLVNARAMAEGTFSEGRGSWFVSGRRGYLDLVEDILHLTDLPSPSYRDVFARGRYDFSAAQRLTVNLLHAHDAYTFNAEATTGFADSIATIERAGNTYGNTYAWLRLRSLFGERLELQTLASIGQVTAHRDGAEEYVLAADPLYRITNDRDLDVLTVKQDVRAQLTPSLLLQAGYDLRSMRMSDRFENQVGQNPDDPSDDQSTLFPQVTRSALRRSGSTLGAYVSGRMRPVERLAVDLGLRYDRASYTGDRDWSPRVGAVLDLGDGRFLRAGWGIYRQIQGVHEVAVLDELTDYFPSERNELVTAGFEQRWSDRTSLRIEAYSKRGSRLRPVYRNWKGGLDTFPETNEDRILVFPESMRAKGVEVMGQRSFGDRWFLSASFAWADARETAFRIDNVNVAQALEFSHTHALPQDQRHALKLDASYRTASSWTFNGAFSFHTGWPSTLERLVDYTRPDGMPDPTIRTERLYGSRFPAYQRFDVRATKRMPTRRGDLRFFVEITNLTNHANVFGYDYFRERDQNGSIVLRRDEETGFIILPSLGVSWSGPGR from the coding sequence ATGTCGAAGCTGCTTCGCCGCTGTCGGATCGACTCCACTGCCGCTCTGGGCGCCGCCTGGTTGATCCTGCTGGGCGGGTCCGTTCCGAAGTCGCTGGAAGGCCAGACCCCGGCCTACGAGCTCACCGGGCACGTCTCCGACCGCTCGACCGGCGTCCCGCTGTCCGGCGTCACCATTCGCATCGTCGATCTGTCCAGGGAAGCCACGAGCGATGCGCGTGGCTTCTTCCGGTTCGCCGGCGTGCCGGAGGGACGTCGTCAGATCGCCGCGACGCGCCTCGGCTACCAGGACCTGCCCCCGACGCCCGTGTGGGTGGGGCAGGGCATGACGTCCGATCTCCGTCTGGAGATGACCCCCGAGGCGTTGACGCTCTCGGAGCTCGTGGTGACGCCCGGTGCCTACGGCGTCATGGGGGGGATCGCCGGCGCGCAACAGACCATGACGCGCGGTGAGATCGAGTCGGTGCCGCAGTTTGCTGAAGACATCTTCCGCGCCGTGAATCGGCTTCCCGGCCTGACCTCCGGCGACTTCTCGGCGCGGTTCTCGATTCGAGCGAGTCGGCCGGACGAGACCCTCATCCTGCTCGACGGACTGGAGATCTATGAGCCGTACCACCTGAAAGACTTCAACGACGGGGCCATCAGCATTATCGACGTCGAGGCCATCGACGGCGTGGAGCTCCTTACGGGTGGGTTTGGTGCCGAGCACGGAAACCGCACGGCCGGCGTGTTCAGCATGACTCCCCGCGATGCGGTGGCCGAGGGGGTCCGGTACCGGATCGGGGCGAGTCTGGTCAATGCCCGCGCGATGGCGGAGGGCACCTTCAGCGAGGGACGGGGATCGTGGTTCGTGTCCGGCAGGCGGGGCTATCTGGACCTGGTGGAAGACATCCTTCATCTGACCGATCTGCCTTCACCCTCCTACCGCGATGTGTTCGCTCGAGGACGCTACGATTTCAGTGCGGCGCAGCGGCTCACCGTGAACCTGCTGCATGCCCACGACGCCTACACCTTCAACGCCGAAGCGACCACGGGCTTCGCGGATTCCATCGCAACCATCGAACGCGCAGGCAACACGTACGGCAACACCTACGCGTGGCTGCGTCTGCGATCGCTCTTCGGCGAGCGACTGGAGCTGCAGACACTCGCGTCGATCGGCCAGGTAACCGCGCACCGGGATGGAGCCGAAGAGTACGTGCTCGCTGCCGACCCCCTCTACCGAATCACGAACGACCGCGATCTCGACGTGCTGACCGTCAAGCAGGACGTCCGCGCGCAACTCACACCGTCCCTGTTGCTGCAAGCCGGCTACGATCTGCGCAGCATGCGCATGTCCGATCGATTCGAGAACCAGGTGGGGCAGAACCCGGACGATCCTTCGGACGACCAGTCGACTCTCTTTCCTCAGGTGACGCGCTCCGCGCTGCGACGCAGTGGGTCCACCCTGGGCGCTTATGTGTCGGGCCGGATGCGACCCGTGGAGCGGCTCGCTGTGGACCTGGGCCTGCGCTACGACCGGGCCAGCTACACGGGGGATCGGGACTGGAGTCCCCGCGTGGGCGCGGTGCTGGATCTGGGGGATGGGCGCTTCCTGCGAGCGGGATGGGGCATCTACCGTCAGATCCAGGGCGTTCACGAGGTGGCCGTGCTCGATGAGCTGACCGACTACTTCCCGTCGGAGAGGAATGAGTTGGTGACGGCAGGGTTCGAGCAGCGCTGGTCCGATCGCACATCCTTGAGGATCGAGGCCTACTCGAAGCGGGGCTCGCGACTACGGCCAGTCTACCGCAACTGGAAGGGAGGGCTGGACACGTTTCCCGAGACCAACGAGGACCGGATCCTGGTCTTCCCCGAGTCGATGCGCGCCAAGGGCGTCGAGGTGATGGGCCAGCGGAGCTTCGGAGATCGGTGGTTCCTGAGCGCCAGCTTCGCGTGGGCGGACGCCCGCGAGACCGCGTTCCGCATCGACAACGTCAACGTGGCGCAAGCCCTGGAGTTCTCACACACCCATGCGCTCCCACAGGATCAGCGCCATGCGCTGAAGCTGGACGCGAGCTATCGCACGGCGTCGTCCTGGACGTTCAACGGGGCGTTCTCGTTCCACACTGGATGGCCGAGCACGCTCGAACGCCTGGTGGACTACACGCGACCCGACGGGATGCCCGACCCCACCATCCGGACGGAACGACTCTACGGGTCCCGGTTCCCTGCGTATCAGCGCTTCGACGTGAGGGCCACGAAGCGCATGCCCACGCGAAGGGGCGACCTGCGCTTCTTCGTCGAGATCACCAACCTGACCAACCACGCCAACGTCTTCGGATACGACTACTTCCGCGAGCGGGACCAGAACGGGAGCATCGTGCTCCGGCGCGATGAGGAGACGGGGTTCATCATTCTTCCCTCGCTGGGAGTGAGCTGGAGCGGCCCGGGGCGTTGA
- a CDS encoding FtsX-like permease family protein, with amino-acid sequence MLWRMAWRNLWRHRGRTLIMVSAVALTYGLMLVGMGINDDGHRRMLEEAAKAAGGQVLVHERDYWDTRASDLVIRDAADALQRVRGAPGVRAVLPRILLTGLLSTSSGTQPVQFLGVDPAAEPALGDPASDLVAGTFLTGSEADPLVLGATLVQELELELGDRVVLTASDVQGEVTRALFHLTGIVSTGSRELDEGVAYTSLAAARNAVAMDGMLTQIGVLGEADADAFRLASDVRAALSGTTESLEVLSWQQAVPEMVGFTELDDAFGYIYLAVIFLVVLFSIANTFLMAVLERVRELGLLSALGLRGRRVAHLLLAESVLMTFLAVAIGFFLGFAGHLAANHWGIPLSAWGLDEIEISGIDMADLVMHSEIRLGKWVVGTGLVILATMASSLYPAWRATRLAPAEAMRFFE; translated from the coding sequence ATGCTCTGGCGCATGGCCTGGCGGAATCTGTGGAGGCATCGGGGTCGCACGCTGATCATGGTCTCGGCCGTCGCCCTCACGTACGGGTTGATGCTCGTGGGGATGGGCATCAACGACGACGGACATCGCCGCATGCTCGAGGAGGCAGCCAAGGCAGCGGGGGGGCAGGTGCTGGTGCACGAGCGCGACTACTGGGACACCCGGGCCAGCGACCTGGTGATCCGCGACGCTGCCGACGCGCTCCAGCGCGTGCGCGGCGCCCCCGGGGTGCGCGCCGTGCTGCCCCGCATCCTACTCACCGGACTGCTCAGCACGAGCTCTGGAACCCAGCCAGTACAGTTCCTGGGCGTGGACCCGGCGGCGGAGCCGGCGCTCGGGGATCCGGCCAGCGATCTGGTCGCAGGCACGTTCCTGACGGGGTCGGAGGCGGATCCGTTGGTGTTGGGCGCCACTCTGGTCCAGGAACTCGAGCTCGAGCTGGGCGACCGCGTCGTGCTGACAGCCAGTGACGTGCAGGGGGAGGTCACTCGTGCCCTCTTCCATCTTACCGGAATCGTCTCCACCGGCTCGCGCGAACTGGATGAAGGAGTGGCCTACACGAGCCTGGCCGCTGCGCGCAACGCGGTGGCCATGGACGGCATGCTCACGCAGATCGGCGTGCTCGGTGAGGCGGACGCGGATGCTTTCCGGCTGGCCTCGGACGTTCGCGCCGCGCTGTCCGGCACGACCGAAAGCCTGGAGGTCCTCTCGTGGCAGCAGGCGGTGCCGGAGATGGTGGGCTTCACGGAGCTCGACGACGCGTTCGGCTACATCTACCTCGCTGTCATCTTTCTGGTGGTGCTGTTCTCGATCGCGAACACGTTCCTGATGGCGGTGCTGGAACGCGTGCGCGAGTTGGGCCTCCTTTCGGCTCTGGGGCTCCGGGGCCGCAGAGTCGCCCACCTGCTGCTCGCCGAGAGCGTGCTGATGACGTTCCTTGCCGTAGCCATCGGCTTCTTCCTGGGCTTCGCTGGCCACCTGGCCGCGAATCACTGGGGCATCCCTCTCTCGGCCTGGGGCCTCGACGAGATCGAGATCTCAGGCATCGACATGGCGGACCTGGTCATGCACAGCGAGATCCGCCTAGGGAAATGGGTGGTGGGTACGGGATTGGTGATCCTGGCGACCATGGCCAGCTCGCTCTATCCCGCGTGGCGCGCGACGCGCCTGGCTCCGGCCGAAGCGATGCGTTTCTTCGAATGA